GGGTATTGTCCTGATGCATATGAGAGGCTCACCGGCTGATATGCAGAGTGACACCATATATGCGGATATAGTTTCAGAGATATATGATTACATAGAGAAAAGGGTCGAGGTCTGTCTTGAGGCGGGCATTGATCCGCTGAGTATAATTATTGATCCGGGCATAGGTTTCGGGAAAAAACTTGAGGGGAACTTGAGTCTGATAAAACACATCAGGGAATTTTCATCGCTTGGGCTGCCCGTGATGCTGGGACATTCAAGGAAGTCGTTTATAGGAAAAGTACTTGATTCAGAGGTTCAGGATAGAGAAGAAGGCACGGATGCCGTGACCTCCTGGGCTGCAATGCAGAATGTCGATATCGTAAGGGTCCATAACGTAATGAGGGCAAAAAGAACAATCAGGATGATCAATTCAATTCTGAGGAGCGAATGATATCGGGAATCGGTATAGACATTGTCGAAATAGACAGAATCAGGAGCCTTATCAAAAGATATGGTGACAGGTTCGTTGAGAGGGTTTTTGCCCCGTGTGAAATATCATATTGCCGGAGTAAAAATGATCCGGCCGCGAATTTTGCCGCTAGGTTTGCCGTGAAGGAGGCCTTTGTCAAGGCACTGGGAACCGGAATGGTGAGCGGTATGAAATTCAGTGATGTCTTTCTCGAAAGTTCTGACAGGCCGGAAATAAAATTGAACGGCATTGCCCGCTCAATCGCAGAATCAAAAGGAATAGCTTCGATGCATGCAAGCATTTCCCATGAAAAAGGTTATGCGATAGCCATAGTAATCCTGGAGGTGTGATATGAAATGTCTCTTTGCTTCACAGATGAGAAGTGCGGATGCGGCGGCGATCGAAATGGGAATTCCCGCCATAGTTCTCATGGAAAATGCCGGGAGGTCTGTTTTTGACGAGATTGCCGGAAGATGGTCCAGAAAGGATGTTGATAGGGTTATAGTCATTGCCGGGAAGGGCAACAACGGCGGCGACGGATTTGTAGCAGCCAGACACCTCTGGAATGCAGGCTATGATGTCAGCGTCTATCTTATCGGCAGGACATCCGAGGTAAAGGACCATGCAAGGGTGAACCTCGATATCATTATAGCAATGGGATTGCCTATAAAGGTTGTGCTGGATGGCACAGATCTGGAATTGTTAAGGGCTGAACTCAGCTGCAGGAAGCCTTATCTATGCATGGATGCCGTTTTCGGAACAGGGCTTTCAAAAGAGGTTAAAGGCATTAACCGTGCTGTCATCGAATGCATAAACGACAGCAAAATGCCTGTTATATCCGTTGATATACCGTCGGGTCTGGACGCCGATTCCGGTCTGCCTCTCGGGATTGCCGTCAGGGCGACGTTGACTGTAACATTTGGCTATCCCAAGGTCGGACTGGTCCTGGCAAACGGCGTGCCGTATACTGGAGAACTAATTGTCAAGGATATATCGATCCCGAGAATTGTCGAGGACGACTCATGGAAGGTTAAGCTCATGAAACCCGATATCCTTGAGAATATTCCCATCAGAGGTCCGGAAGCCCACAAGGGTGATTTCGGCAGAGTCGCTGTTTATGCTGGTTCGCCTGGTTTTACCGGGGCGGCCTGTCTTTCCAGTGAGGCTGCGCTGAGGACAGGGGCGGGTCTTGTAACTTTATGCGTGCCGGCAGGGATTAATCCGATAATGGAA
Above is a genomic segment from Desulfomonilia bacterium containing:
- the acpS gene encoding holo-ACP synthase; the protein is MISGIGIDIVEIDRIRSLIKRYGDRFVERVFAPCEISYCRSKNDPAANFAARFAVKEAFVKALGTGMVSGMKFSDVFLESSDRPEIKLNGIARSIAESKGIASMHASISHEKGYAIAIVILEV
- a CDS encoding NAD(P)H-hydrate dehydratase, with the protein product MKCLFASQMRSADAAAIEMGIPAIVLMENAGRSVFDEIAGRWSRKDVDRVIVIAGKGNNGGDGFVAARHLWNAGYDVSVYLIGRTSEVKDHARVNLDIIIAMGLPIKVVLDGTDLELLRAELSCRKPYLCMDAVFGTGLSKEVKGINRAVIECINDSKMPVISVDIPSGLDADSGLPLGIAVRATLTVTFGYPKVGLVLANGVPYTGELIVKDISIPRIVEDDSWKVKLMKPDILENIPIRGPEAHKGDFGRVAVYAGSPGFTGAACLSSEAALRTGAGLVTLCVPAGINPIMEIKLTEAMTRPLGIATDFHFSPSMIVEAIDCMNKSDAVVVGPGIGTSEQVSEFVYELVRNCDKPVVIDADALSILAAKPMVLKISGVLTPHPGEMSRLIGWDVQSINRDRIGAALECASKYRAVVVMKGFRSIIASPDGGVAINPTGSNSMASGGMGDILSGIIGAFLAQGLSGFNAACLGVYIHGMASDMVSETMARGQIASDLLVRIPQILKASR